From Paraflavitalea devenefica, the proteins below share one genomic window:
- a CDS encoding YpdA family putative bacillithiol disulfide reductase, translated as MTQHYTLIIVGGGPIGIACGLAAKKAGLDYLILEKGCLTNSLFNYPLNMTFFSTSERLEIGGIPFVSNNVKPTRPEALEYYRRVTLSNHLHIHLQEGVKDITRTGDQYTVHTSHASYTASHIIIATGFYDIPIRLNVPGEELPKVVHYYKEGHFYALQKVIVVGASNSAVDAALETWRKGAEVTMVVRKEKIGDRVKYWVKPDMENRIKEGSIKAYFNATLKAIREQEVDIDTPDGVVTIANDYVIALTGYQPNFDFLRRVGIQLSDDALLQPTYNPDTMESNLPNVYLAGVVCGGMNTHVWFIENSREHAEKIVQAIVEKKEVH; from the coding sequence ATGACCCAACATTATACATTGATCATTGTCGGTGGCGGCCCTATCGGGATTGCCTGTGGACTGGCCGCTAAGAAAGCGGGACTGGATTATCTTATTCTTGAAAAGGGTTGTCTGACCAATTCTTTGTTCAATTACCCCCTGAATATGACTTTTTTCTCTACTTCGGAAAGGCTGGAGATCGGGGGCATTCCTTTCGTATCGAATAATGTAAAGCCTACCCGGCCCGAAGCACTGGAGTATTACCGGCGGGTAACGCTATCGAACCACCTGCACATTCACCTGCAGGAAGGCGTGAAGGATATTACAAGAACAGGTGATCAATACACCGTACATACTTCACACGCTTCGTATACCGCCAGCCATATTATTATTGCTACAGGCTTTTATGATATACCCATCCGGTTGAATGTACCCGGTGAAGAATTGCCCAAGGTTGTACACTATTATAAGGAAGGGCATTTTTATGCCCTGCAAAAGGTGATCGTGGTGGGCGCCAGCAATTCGGCTGTGGATGCAGCCCTGGAAACCTGGCGTAAAGGTGCGGAAGTAACAATGGTGGTACGCAAAGAGAAGATCGGTGACCGTGTGAAGTACTGGGTAAAGCCCGATATGGAGAACCGCATTAAGGAAGGCAGCATTAAGGCATATTTCAATGCTACGTTGAAGGCTATCCGGGAACAAGAGGTGGATATTGATACTCCTGATGGTGTGGTGACGATTGCCAATGATTATGTGATTGCGCTGACGGGTTATCAACCCAATTTTGATTTCCTGCGCCGGGTGGGTATTCAGTTGTCGGATGATGCACTGCTTCAACCTACGTATAATCCCGATACGATGGAGTCAAACCTGCCTAATGTGTATTTAGCGGGGGTAGTATGTGGGGGAATGAATACGCATGTGTGGTTTATTGAAAACTCGAGGGAGCATGCGGAGAAGATTGTGCAGGCAATTGTAGAAAAAAAGGAGGTCCATTAA
- a CDS encoding SPFH domain-containing protein, protein MELLQSYWWIILVILILFAGLKTINQGFVGVVTMFGKYQRVVRPGLNLLIPFLERIAKRVSIQNRSVEMEFQAVTADQANVYFKSMLLYAVQNADEETIKKVAFKFLSERDLMQALTRTIEGTIRSFVATKRQAEILALRKDLVEYVKEQIDQLLETWGYHLLDLQINDITFDQAIMDSMSRVVASNNLKAAAENEGQALLITKTKSAEAEGNAIKIAAEAERQAAQLRGQGVALFREEVAKGMSHAAEQMKQANLDTNVILFSMWTEAVKNFAEYGKGNVIFLDGSPDGMENTLRQIQAMMIKKAGT, encoded by the coding sequence ATGGAACTCTTGCAATCCTATTGGTGGATAATTCTCGTCATACTCATCCTCTTTGCAGGACTCAAAACCATCAACCAGGGTTTTGTGGGCGTGGTGACCATGTTTGGTAAATACCAGCGTGTAGTGCGTCCCGGCCTCAACCTGCTCATCCCTTTCCTGGAGCGGATAGCCAAACGCGTAAGTATACAGAACCGTTCCGTAGAAATGGAGTTCCAGGCAGTAACAGCCGACCAGGCCAACGTATACTTCAAAAGCATGCTGCTCTATGCAGTGCAGAATGCAGATGAGGAAACAATCAAAAAAGTCGCTTTTAAATTCCTCAGTGAGCGCGATCTCATGCAGGCGCTTACCCGCACCATTGAAGGTACCATCCGTTCCTTTGTGGCCACCAAAAGGCAGGCAGAAATATTGGCCCTGCGCAAGGACCTCGTAGAATATGTGAAAGAGCAGATCGATCAATTACTGGAAACCTGGGGTTATCACCTGCTCGACCTGCAGATCAATGACATCACCTTCGACCAGGCCATCATGGACTCCATGAGCAGGGTAGTGGCCAGCAACAACCTCAAAGCGGCAGCCGAAAATGAAGGCCAGGCCCTTTTGATCACCAAGACCAAATCGGCAGAAGCGGAAGGCAATGCCATCAAAATTGCGGCAGAAGCAGAACGCCAGGCAGCCCAACTGCGCGGACAGGGCGTGGCCCTCTTCCGTGAAGAAGTGGCCAAAGGGATGAGTCATGCGGCCGAACAAATGAAGCAGGCCAACCTCGATACCAATGTCATCTTATTCAGTATGTGGACCGAAGCCGTGAAAAACTTTGCCGAATACGGCAAAGGCAACGTCATCTTTCTCGATGGCAGCCCCGATGGCATGGAAAACACCTTACGGCAGATCCAGGCCATGATGATCAAGAAAGCAGGAACGTAA
- a CDS encoding MotA/TolQ/ExbB proton channel family protein — translation MNWFFLQVTNPATSAADSIRQVMGSTASSAPSMNVMDMLAHGGPLMIPLGILLVLAVFFFFERLIAIRKASNIDPNFMNIIRDNVFSGNVSAARSLAKNTTNPVARMIDKGLQRIGKPIDAIEKSMENVGKLEIYKMERNLSMLSLVYGIAPMFGFLGTIFGMLQLFYNINASGDFTPAQIAGGIYTKMITSASGLIIGLLAYVGYNFLNAQIDKNVNRMEVASAEFIDILQEPTR, via the coding sequence ATGAATTGGTTTTTTCTTCAGGTTACCAATCCCGCTACTTCTGCAGCCGACTCTATAAGACAAGTGATGGGTAGTACTGCTTCTTCCGCGCCCTCCATGAATGTCATGGACATGCTGGCGCATGGCGGCCCGCTCATGATCCCCTTGGGTATCTTACTGGTATTGGCGGTCTTCTTCTTCTTTGAGCGCCTCATCGCCATCCGCAAGGCCAGCAACATTGATCCCAACTTCATGAACATCATCCGCGATAACGTGTTCAGTGGCAACGTGTCTGCTGCACGCAGCCTGGCCAAAAATACCACTAATCCGGTAGCCCGGATGATTGATAAAGGGTTGCAGCGCATTGGCAAGCCCATCGACGCCATTGAAAAGAGCATGGAAAATGTGGGCAAACTGGAGATCTACAAAATGGAGCGCAACCTCTCCATGCTTTCACTGGTATACGGTATTGCGCCGATGTTCGGGTTCCTCGGTACCATCTTCGGGATGCTGCAATTGTTCTACAACATCAATGCTTCCGGCGACTTCACCCCGGCCCAGATCGCAGGCGGTATCTATACCAAAATGATCACCTCGGCCAGTGGACTCATCATCGGCCTGCTGGCTTATGTAGGTTACAACTTTCTCAATGCGCAGATCGACAAAAATGTGAACAGGATGGAAGTAGCAAGCGCCGAATTCATTGACATCCTCCAGGAACCAACGCGCTAA
- a CDS encoding ExbD/TolR family protein — MNLRNRLRSHPELHAGALNDILFILLFFFLIVSTIANPNIVKVNNPRGTKDTKAKQHITVSIDNTQQFYIGTKRIDPLVFDTLLRAEIAKFKLSVDTPVVVVNADTTAYWGEIFRIMRVSKSVGAKVVANVK; from the coding sequence ATGAATTTAAGAAACAGGTTAAGATCACATCCGGAGTTACATGCAGGAGCCTTGAATGACATCCTGTTCATCCTCCTGTTCTTCTTCCTGATCGTTTCCACCATTGCCAATCCCAACATTGTAAAAGTCAACAATCCGCGGGGCACAAAAGATACCAAGGCCAAGCAGCATATTACCGTATCTATCGACAATACCCAGCAATTCTACATCGGTACCAAAAGAATTGACCCTCTTGTATTTGATACCTTGCTGCGGGCAGAGATCGCCAAATTCAAATTGTCCGTTGATACACCCGTAGTAGTCGTCAATGCCGATACCACCGCCTACTGGGGCGAGATCTTCCGCATCATGCGCGTCTCCAAAAGCGTCGGCGCCAAAGTCGTAGCAAATGTGAAATAA
- a CDS encoding FAD-binding oxidoreductase, whose amino-acid sequence MSLYKQEKLAGWGNYPVSESYVLPVRDAGDVAGALERGTLIARGLGRSYGDQAVNDHCYVGDCTKLNRFLAWDAAEGILECEAGVSLEEIITVFAPRGWLPMICPGTKFVTIGGAIANDIHGKAHHIDGSFANCVLSFTILLADGRVLTASRTEHADLFQANFGGLGLLGVILTARLQLRKVETTYFKQQSIKIRDLDHMLEALDSYDADYNYSVAWIDALAKGPKLGSGVLTLGNAAQLADLPPSLRKEPLKLHKNSKLTVPFFLPSFTLNNVTVRVLNRVIAFVQNSSKTFIHYEKFFFPLDAIHHWNRGYGKRGFVQYQFVIPETNGRQHLAEILTMIAQSGCTPFLNVFKRMGEGQGILSFPFKGYTLAIDFPVSKALFAFTPKLDAKVLAAGGRLYLGKDALLTETMFKAMYPQYEEWVAVKRKYDPEGKFSSNIGRRLGLIGTSTLHA is encoded by the coding sequence ATGTCATTGTACAAGCAGGAAAAGCTGGCGGGATGGGGCAATTACCCGGTATCGGAATCGTATGTGTTGCCGGTGCGTGATGCCGGTGATGTGGCCGGCGCCCTGGAACGGGGCACGCTGATCGCGCGCGGGCTGGGCCGGAGTTATGGCGATCAGGCAGTAAATGACCATTGTTATGTGGGCGATTGCACGAAGCTGAACCGTTTCCTGGCCTGGGATGCGGCCGAAGGAATACTGGAATGCGAGGCAGGGGTGAGCCTGGAAGAGATTATTACCGTGTTCGCGCCGCGGGGATGGCTGCCCATGATTTGTCCCGGTACCAAGTTCGTAACGATCGGTGGCGCTATTGCCAATGATATCCATGGCAAGGCGCATCATATTGATGGCTCTTTTGCCAATTGCGTGCTCTCTTTCACGATCCTGCTGGCTGATGGCCGTGTGCTCACCGCTTCCCGTACCGAACATGCCGATCTGTTTCAGGCGAATTTCGGCGGACTGGGCCTGCTGGGCGTGATCCTTACCGCCCGGTTGCAATTGCGCAAGGTAGAGACGACGTATTTCAAACAACAGTCTATTAAGATCAGGGACCTTGATCATATGCTGGAAGCGCTGGACAGTTATGATGCCGACTATAATTATTCTGTAGCCTGGATAGATGCCCTGGCGAAAGGTCCCAAGCTGGGCAGCGGCGTACTGACACTGGGCAATGCAGCTCAACTTGCCGACCTGCCTCCTTCCCTCCGTAAAGAACCGCTGAAGCTGCACAAGAACAGCAAGCTGACGGTACCTTTTTTCCTGCCTTCATTTACCCTCAATAATGTTACGGTGCGGGTGCTGAACCGGGTGATCGCTTTTGTGCAGAACTCTTCAAAGACATTTATCCATTATGAAAAGTTTTTCTTCCCGCTCGATGCCATCCATCACTGGAACCGGGGTTATGGCAAGCGCGGATTTGTACAATACCAGTTTGTAATACCCGAAACGAATGGCCGTCAGCACCTGGCCGAGATCCTGACAATGATCGCGCAGAGCGGCTGCACACCTTTCCTGAATGTGTTTAAACGTATGGGCGAAGGACAGGGTATCCTCTCCTTCCCATTTAAAGGATATACGCTGGCGATTGATTTTCCGGTTAGTAAAGCATTGTTTGCGTTTACGCCTAAACTGGATGCGAAGGTGCTCGCGGCTGGTGGCCGCCTTTACCTGGGCAAGGATGCGTTGCTGACGGAAACGATGTTTAAGGCGATGTATCCACAGTATGAGGAGTGGGTGGCGGTAAAGCGGAAGTATGATCCTGAAGGGAAGTTTAGTTCGAATATTGGGAGGCGGCTGGGATTAATTGGCACAAGTACCCTGCACGCTTAG
- the prmC gene encoding peptide chain release factor N(5)-glutamine methyltransferase, with translation MTIHDARQYLAVQLTPVYEDREAANIADWVMEHLTGLKKIDRIIHKATLLSATQVSQLTSYTASLLTHKPVQYVLNEAWFYGLHLYVDEQVLIPRPETEELVEWVVEEVRSRKSEVGGLKPEAENWKPDFRILDIGTGSGCIPIALKHQLPAAAVYACDVSAGALQVAQKNAQALGTVVQFIHVDMLQPANWPSLPEVDVIVSNPPYIPAKDKATMRENVLQHEPHLALFVEDDDPLLFYRTIAHFAGRHLRPGGKIYVEIHEDLGPATTALFSGSGFTDVVLKKDLQGKDRMVRAVKSA, from the coding sequence ATGACGATTCATGATGCCAGGCAGTATTTGGCTGTGCAACTGACCCCTGTTTACGAAGACCGCGAAGCGGCTAATATTGCCGATTGGGTGATGGAACACCTGACCGGGCTGAAGAAGATTGACCGGATCATTCACAAAGCAACACTCCTTTCTGCTACACAAGTTTCCCAGCTCACCAGCTATACTGCCTCGCTGCTCACGCACAAGCCCGTTCAGTATGTGCTGAACGAAGCCTGGTTTTATGGACTGCATTTATATGTGGACGAGCAGGTGCTGATACCGCGGCCGGAGACTGAGGAGTTGGTGGAGTGGGTGGTGGAAGAAGTCAGAAGCCGGAAGTCGGAAGTCGGAGGTCTGAAGCCGGAAGCCGAAAATTGGAAACCGGATTTTCGTATCCTGGATATTGGTACCGGCAGCGGATGTATTCCCATTGCGCTAAAGCACCAGTTGCCTGCTGCTGCCGTGTATGCCTGTGATGTAAGTGCCGGTGCGTTGCAGGTGGCGCAGAAAAACGCACAAGCCCTTGGCACTGTTGTACAATTTATTCACGTGGATATGCTGCAGCCTGCTAACTGGCCTTCCCTGCCGGAAGTAGATGTTATTGTGAGCAATCCTCCCTATATACCTGCAAAAGATAAAGCCACGATGCGGGAAAATGTGTTGCAGCATGAACCGCACCTCGCACTGTTTGTGGAAGATGATGATCCCCTGTTGTTTTACCGGACGATCGCCCATTTTGCCGGCCGGCATTTGCGGCCCGGCGGGAAGATCTATGTGGAGATACACGAAGACCTGGGCCCCGCTACCACCGCCCTTTTTTCCGGGAGCGGATTTACCGATGTGGTGTTGAAAAAAGACCTGCAGGGGAAAGACCGCATGGTAAGGGCGGTGAAATCTGCGTAA
- the ribD gene encoding bifunctional diaminohydroxyphosphoribosylaminopyrimidine deaminase/5-amino-6-(5-phosphoribosylamino)uracil reductase RibD, with product MTVHETYLHRCLELARQAAGYTAPNPMVGAVLVYDGQIIGEGFHRQYGGPHAEVNCIDSVKDTDRHLIASSTMYVSLEPCAHFGKTPPCADLIIRHKIPQVVIGCRDPFAQVDGKGIEKLEAAGTKVTVGVLEQAATELNKRFFTFHRQHRPYIILKWAQTANGCIGNQDHARLHISGAGTNRLVHRWRSEEAAILVGTNTALFDDPQLNTRLWSGPDPVRLVVDMDLRLPSSLKLFDKTVRTIVFNTRQHEEQGNLLYYQVTKDVSLVHQIANALYQQKILSVLVEGGARLLQSFIDEGYWDEARIITNEELFVEGGIAAPVLGAARVVEQQQLGTDTIRTVKPEV from the coding sequence TTGACAGTACACGAAACATACCTGCATCGCTGCCTGGAGCTGGCCCGGCAGGCCGCCGGCTACACAGCGCCCAATCCCATGGTGGGGGCGGTGCTGGTATATGATGGACAGATCATCGGCGAAGGCTTCCACCGCCAATATGGTGGGCCGCATGCCGAAGTCAACTGTATTGATTCCGTGAAAGACACCGATCGCCACCTGATCGCATCATCTACGATGTACGTATCACTGGAGCCTTGTGCCCATTTTGGAAAGACGCCCCCTTGCGCCGATCTCATCATCCGGCATAAAATACCGCAGGTCGTTATCGGTTGCCGCGATCCCTTTGCGCAGGTAGATGGAAAAGGGATCGAAAAATTGGAAGCCGCTGGTACTAAGGTCACTGTGGGCGTCCTGGAACAAGCTGCCACGGAGCTGAACAAACGTTTTTTCACCTTTCACCGGCAGCACCGGCCTTACATCATACTCAAATGGGCGCAAACAGCCAATGGCTGCATCGGCAATCAAGATCATGCGCGTTTACACATCAGTGGTGCAGGAACGAACCGCCTGGTGCACCGGTGGCGCAGTGAGGAGGCGGCCATCCTGGTGGGCACCAATACGGCCCTCTTTGATGATCCACAGCTCAATACCCGGTTATGGAGCGGGCCGGATCCGGTGCGGTTGGTAGTGGACATGGATCTGCGACTGCCTTCCTCGCTCAAACTGTTCGATAAAACAGTGCGTACCATCGTATTCAATACCCGGCAGCACGAAGAACAGGGTAACCTGCTCTACTACCAGGTCACCAAAGACGTCAGCCTCGTGCACCAGATCGCCAATGCCTTGTACCAGCAGAAAATATTGAGCGTACTCGTTGAAGGCGGCGCGCGCTTACTGCAATCATTCATTGATGAAGGCTATTGGGATGAAGCCCGCATCATTACCAATGAGGAATTATTTGTGGAAGGCGGTATCGCCGCACCGGTATTGGGCGCGGCAAGGGTAGTGGAGCAACAGCAATTAGGAACAGACACCATAAGAACAGTGAAGCCCGAAGTCTGA
- a CDS encoding IMPACT family protein: MISMQDQDFYYTVEKSGTAEFKDRGSKFIAFAFPINTVEEFKQRLEEVKKEHPKATHHCFAYRIGTDKNTFRVSDDGEPSGTAGKPILGQIDSKELTNILIVVVRYFGGTLLGVPGLINAYKSAAAMVLQLMPATQRFIEVPYAIHFDYSQMNDIMMIVKQLNCTVLEQDLGLFCHLKIGISKARLQEALYRLNDIRNIEVKKA, translated from the coding sequence ATGATTAGTATGCAGGATCAGGACTTCTATTACACCGTGGAAAAATCCGGCACCGCAGAATTCAAAGACAGGGGCAGTAAATTCATCGCCTTTGCCTTTCCGATCAATACCGTGGAAGAATTTAAGCAGCGACTGGAAGAAGTGAAGAAAGAACACCCGAAAGCCACCCACCATTGCTTTGCTTACCGCATTGGCACCGATAAAAACACCTTCCGCGTCAGCGACGACGGCGAGCCTTCCGGCACAGCCGGCAAGCCCATCCTCGGACAAATAGACAGCAAAGAGCTCACCAACATATTGATTGTTGTAGTTCGTTACTTCGGCGGTACCCTGCTGGGCGTACCCGGCCTCATCAATGCGTACAAAAGCGCTGCTGCTATGGTATTGCAGTTAATGCCGGCCACCCAACGTTTCATCGAAGTGCCTTATGCCATTCACTTCGACTATTCCCAAATGAATGACATCATGATGATCGTAAAGCAACTAAACTGCACCGTCCTCGAACAGGACCTCGGCCTCTTCTGCCACCTGAAGATCGGCATCTCCAAAGCCCGCCTGCAGGAAGCACTATACAGGCTGAATGATATAAGAAACATAGAAGTAAAGAAAGCCTGA
- a CDS encoding 3-hydroxyacyl-CoA dehydrogenase family protein: MSLQHIAVIGAGTMGNGIAHVFAQSGFNVKLIDVNAAQLEKALQTISKNLDRQVAKATITEAQKAATLANIITVTDLAAGVQPAQLVIEAATENVDLKLKIFRQLDETAPAGAILATNTSSISITKIAAATKRPAQVIGMHFMNPVPVMKLVEIINGYATDKEVTEKIVSLSQQLGKVPCVVNDYPGFIANRILMPMINEAIYSLYEGVAGVEAIDTVMKLGMAHPMGPLQLADFIGLDVCYSILNVLYEGFGNPKYAPCPLLTNMVTAGYLGAKSGEGFYKYTAGNKDLIVSDRFK; this comes from the coding sequence ATGTCACTTCAACACATTGCAGTTATCGGTGCGGGCACTATGGGCAATGGCATCGCCCACGTGTTTGCGCAAAGTGGATTTAATGTAAAGCTTATAGATGTTAACGCGGCCCAACTGGAGAAGGCGCTGCAGACGATCAGCAAGAACCTGGACCGGCAGGTAGCCAAGGCCACGATCACGGAAGCGCAGAAAGCGGCTACCCTGGCCAATATTATTACCGTTACCGACCTGGCCGCAGGTGTTCAGCCCGCGCAACTGGTGATAGAAGCCGCCACCGAAAATGTTGACCTCAAACTAAAGATATTCCGCCAATTGGATGAGACAGCGCCCGCCGGCGCCATCCTGGCCACGAATACTTCTTCTATTTCGATCACGAAGATCGCTGCCGCTACCAAACGACCTGCCCAGGTGATTGGCATGCACTTCATGAACCCCGTACCGGTGATGAAGCTGGTAGAGATTATTAATGGTTATGCTACGGACAAAGAGGTAACGGAAAAGATTGTATCGCTCAGTCAACAACTGGGTAAGGTGCCCTGCGTGGTGAATGATTATCCCGGCTTTATTGCCAACCGCATCCTGATGCCCATGATCAATGAAGCGATTTACAGCTTGTATGAAGGCGTGGCCGGTGTGGAAGCAATCGACACCGTGATGAAGCTGGGCATGGCCCACCCCATGGGACCGCTGCAACTGGCCGATTTTATCGGGCTGGATGTTTGTTATTCTATCCTGAATGTGTTGTATGAAGGTTTCGGTAACCCGAAGTATGCGCCTTGTCCGCTGCTGACGAATATGGTGACTGCGGGGTATTTGGGCGCGAAGAGCGGGGAAGGGTTTTATAAGTATACGGCAGGGAATAAAGACTTAATAGTTAGTGATCGCTTCAAATGA
- the ytxJ gene encoding bacillithiol system redox-active protein YtxJ, whose protein sequence is MHQWNTLTEKEAFYTLVEDSAEKPQIIFKDSTTCGISAHAKYKLQSGFEQIAGKAAFHYLDLQAFRPISNLIAQELKVTHQSPQIIVLKDKKVVYTTSHHAIDPGAIARHL, encoded by the coding sequence ATGCATCAATGGAATACCCTAACTGAAAAAGAAGCTTTCTATACCCTTGTAGAAGACTCAGCCGAAAAACCGCAGATCATATTCAAAGACAGCACCACCTGCGGCATCAGCGCCCACGCAAAGTATAAGCTGCAGAGCGGATTTGAACAAATTGCCGGAAAAGCCGCCTTCCATTACCTGGACTTACAGGCGTTCCGCCCCATCTCCAACCTCATTGCACAGGAACTGAAAGTCACCCACCAGTCGCCGCAGATCATTGTACTGAAAGATAAAAAGGTAGTCTATACTACTTCGCACCATGCTATTGATCCCGGCGCTATAGCGCGGCATTTGTAA
- a CDS encoding metallophosphoesterase: MTIQYCSDLHLELPDNTKWLKANPIVPAADILILVGDIIPFVTMEQRADFFSSLSDHFQATYWLPGNHEYYGGDVMQRSGSLRENIRSNVYLLNNHVEQLVGCTLIFSPLWSHISPAAEWDIARAVTDYRSITQGGERFLPLHSNRLHRDYWAFVQSAIVDAVNSRFGFG, from the coding sequence ATGACCATCCAATACTGCTCCGACCTCCACCTGGAACTACCCGACAATACAAAATGGCTAAAAGCAAATCCCATTGTTCCTGCTGCAGACATCCTCATATTAGTAGGTGATATCATTCCTTTTGTAACAATGGAGCAACGTGCGGATTTCTTCTCCTCCCTGTCCGATCACTTTCAGGCTACCTATTGGTTGCCCGGCAACCATGAATATTACGGCGGTGACGTCATGCAGCGCAGTGGCAGCTTACGCGAAAACATCCGTAGCAATGTCTACCTACTTAATAACCATGTAGAGCAATTGGTGGGCTGCACCCTCATTTTCTCCCCCTTATGGTCTCATATTAGCCCGGCGGCGGAGTGGGATATTGCCCGCGCAGTAACCGATTATAGGTCCATTACCCAGGGTGGTGAGCGGTTCCTCCCCCTGCATAGCAATCGTCTTCATCGGGATTATTGGGCGTTTGTACAATCAGCCATTGTGGATGCTGTCAATTCCCGGTTTGGTTTCGGTTGA
- a CDS encoding virulence RhuM family protein has protein sequence MEKQEIIIYNTSDGKASVALYARDGNVWMNQNQLAELFDTSVPNISTHISNILKENELRENSVIKEYLSTAADGKQYTVTFYSLAMILAIGFRVRSKRGTQFRIWANQNLREYMIKGFVMDDERLKNPDGRPDYFDELLERIRDIRASEKRFYQKVRDLFALSSDYDPTDKATQMFFAETQNKLLYAVTGKTAAEIIVTRADADKPNMALTSWKGSIVRKQDIFIAKNYLTEDEIDTLNRLVVIFLETAELRAKNRNNLTIGFWKENVDRILEFNERQVLRNPGSISNAQMEDKVQEVYAIFDKKRKAYEAAQDDLQDLEELNKKVASKRKPQ, from the coding sequence ATGGAGAAGCAGGAAATCATTATTTATAACACTTCGGACGGGAAAGCATCGGTAGCGCTTTATGCCAGAGATGGCAATGTATGGATGAATCAAAACCAGTTAGCAGAACTTTTTGACACCTCTGTGCCGAACATCAGCACACACATATCTAATATACTGAAAGAAAATGAGTTACGAGAAAATTCAGTTATTAAGGAATATTTAAGTACTGCCGCTGATGGCAAGCAATATACAGTTACTTTTTACTCGCTGGCCATGATACTGGCCATTGGCTTCCGGGTAAGGAGCAAACGGGGGACCCAATTCCGTATTTGGGCCAATCAAAACCTGCGGGAATACATGATCAAGGGGTTTGTGATGGATGATGAACGTCTGAAAAATCCGGATGGCCGCCCGGACTATTTTGATGAATTGCTGGAACGGATACGGGATATCCGGGCTTCTGAAAAACGGTTCTATCAAAAAGTGAGAGACTTGTTTGCCCTGAGCAGCGACTATGACCCTACTGACAAAGCCACCCAGATGTTCTTTGCCGAAACTCAAAACAAGCTGCTGTATGCCGTTACCGGGAAAACAGCCGCTGAAATTATTGTCACCAGGGCTGATGCAGACAAACCGAATATGGCACTTACTTCCTGGAAAGGCAGCATTGTGCGCAAACAGGACATATTCATTGCCAAGAACTACCTTACTGAAGATGAAATCGATACTTTAAATCGCCTTGTCGTGATATTTTTGGAAACTGCCGAACTGAGAGCGAAGAACCGCAATAACCTGACCATTGGCTTCTGGAAGGAAAATGTAGATAGAATACTTGAGTTCAATGAACGGCAGGTATTGCGTAATCCGGGAAGCATCAGCAATGCACAAATGGAAGACAAAGTACAGGAGGTTTATGCAATTTTTGACAAAAAGCGAAAAGCATACGAAGCTGCGCAAGACGATTTGCAAGACCTGGAAGAACTGAATAAAAAAGTTGCATCGAAACGAAAACCACAATAA